A window of the Lactuca sativa cultivar Salinas chromosome 7, Lsat_Salinas_v11, whole genome shotgun sequence genome harbors these coding sequences:
- the LOC111890470 gene encoding uncharacterized protein LOC111890470: protein MASVFLSCNARPTHSTKLGFHQIPCSSADSSSRNLHLSSIFRFKNGAKLMTKRKLPLLHASNKSSEEPIGKTEAITSSDTGNAQGPPFLTILAGIVVFALLLWVVGSLVSWVFGLFGLIFSK, encoded by the exons ATGGCATCCGTTTTCCTCTCCTGCAATGCACGTCCTACTCATTCTACCAAACTAGGGTTTCATCAAATTCCCTGCTCCTCAGCTGATTCTTCCTCACGCAATCTCCACTTATCTTCAATTTTCAG GTTCAAAAATGGTGCAAAATTGATGACAAAAAGAAAGTTGCCTTTGCTGCATGCATCAAACAAGTCTTCAGAAGAACCCATTGGGAAGACAGAAGCAATTACAAGTAGTGACACTGGAAATGCCCAAGGACCTCCTTTTCTTACTATTTTGGCTGGGATTGTCGTTTTTGCCCTCCTGCTTTGGGTCGTAGGATCCCTTGTGTCGTGGGTTTTTGGTCTTTTCGGTTTGATTTTCTCAAAATAA